The following proteins are encoded in a genomic region of Odontesthes bonariensis isolate fOdoBon6 chromosome 19, fOdoBon6.hap1, whole genome shotgun sequence:
- the LOC142368727 gene encoding uncharacterized protein LOC142368727 — protein MSSVQHLREFISQRLTAAAEEIFSEFEKTIVQYEEEIGRQRRLLDISWKPQRKLHRVATIIGDISANMSSPPPTHTRSAAATRRGATHWTANAMASHSPAATTNTSPTDTTATLATATHPKHGAQEGSRWHCCKDCGKVIKRSNLRYHQRIHTGEKPYSCDQCGAAFTALSHLKTHQRIHTGEKPFSCGQCGAAFTTSSHLKTHQRIHTGEKPFSCGQCGAAFTTSSDLKKHQRIHTGEKPFSCDQCGAAFTELGHLKTHQRIHTGEKPYSCGQCGAAFTTLSVLKTHQRIHTGEKPFSCGQCGAAFNQLGSLKTHQRIHTGEKPFSCGQCGAAFTQLSSLKTHQRIHTGEKPFSCGQCGAAFTELGSLKTHQRIHTGEKPFSCGQCGAAFTRLSVLKTHQRIHTGEKPYSCGQCGAAFTRLDSLKRHQRSHTAEK, from the exons ATGtcttcagttcagcatctgaGAGAGTTTATCAGCCAGCGACTAACTGCTGCCGCCGAAGAAATATTCTCAGAGTTTGAGAAAACCATCGTCCAGTACGAGGAAGAGATCGGCCGTCAGCGCAGACTGCTGGATATCAGCTGGAAACCGCAAAGAAAGCTCCACAGAGTGG CCACTATCATCGGTGACATCTCTGCCAACATGTCGTCTCCCCCTCCCACGCACACGAGGAGTGCAGCGGCTACTCGCCGCGGTGCCACCCACTGGACGGCTAATGCTATGGCCTCTCACTCCCCTGCTGCCACGACCAACACCTCTCCTACGGACACTACGGCCACGCTCGCCACTGCCACCCACCCC aaacatggagcccaagagggatccagatggcactgctgtaaggactgtgggaaagttatcaaacgatcaaatctgaggtatcatcagaggattcatactggagagaagccatacagctgtgaccagtgtggggcagctttcactgcattatctcatctaaagacacaccaacgtattcacacaggagagaagcctttcagctgtggtcagtgtggggcagctttcactacatcatctcatctaaagacacaccaacgtattcacacaggagagaagcctttcagctgtggtcagtgtggggcagctttcactacatcatctgatctaaagaaacaccaacgtattcacacaggagagaagcctttcagctgtgaccagtgtggggcagctttcactgaattaggtcatctaaagactcaccaacgtattcacacaggagagaagccatacagctgtggtcagtgtggggcagctttcactacattatctgttttaaagacacaccaacgtattcacacaggagagaagcctttcagctgtggtcagtgtggggcagctttcaatcAATtgggtagtctaaagacacaccaacgtattcacacaggagagaagcctttcagctgtggtcagtgtggggcagctttcactcaattatctagtctaaagacacaccaacgtattcacacaggagagaagcctttcagctgtggtcagtgtggggcagctttcactgaattaggtagtctaaagacacaccaacgtatacacacaggagagaagcctttcagctgtggtcagtgtggggcagctttcactagattatctgttctaaagacacaccaacgtattcacacaggagagaagccatacagctgtggtcagtgtggggcagctttcactagattagatagtctaaagagacaccaacgtagtcacactgcagagaaatga